The following proteins come from a genomic window of Heyndrickxia acidicola:
- a CDS encoding DEAD/DEAH box helicase, whose protein sequence is MNRKINYIKDWQKSLQLEIMHLKTKGSTKYLVKNGRLAANDEVFTYYFESNFPVRIPAGSAIRVEWGSANIAGRILSSEGDGVILSINQTLGDKVSQAFILHDPWELLEQLIMRLDEIKKSKQKRIRVKRLMYPTMEPKHPTIAFKSAAHELRVRSKYNPITYVWGPPGTGKTYTLARAAANHYFLHKKVLILSHSNQAVDVLMAELAGFLKRKKRFIEGDILRYGFTGGEGLVHHEDITITQLIEHQHPSLSKNKKILEYERQLLKKDLSLSFSRRDTEELLEVEGKLTSVMEKVRQKELKFVKNALVVGATLAKAASDPAIYESQFDIVILDEASMAYVPQAAFAASLGKHTIICGDFKQLSPIASSNHPLVNQWLREDIFHSAGIINSVANGHLHPHLFLLNEQRRMHPDISSFTNQYIYHSLVSDHESVRESRKDLAKKKPFANRASVLLDTQLSGDFCTTQRSTKSKMNIWQLLLSFQVIHEAYIGGFRSIGFVTPYRAQAMLMETLLRELYGKELLNADIISATVHRFQGSERDIMVFDSVDGYPMERPGMLLAGRDSERLVNVAITRTKGKFVHVANAEYIRCKIKADKTLRQLTDYQIANDQALEIHEIGKWIQHQHPNLQWMHAKKLERMFKDMENAKTSILVSIPAGAILSDEWHIFLNKKSHLADITFITPSRPLGVPHSSWMEASLPFSFVVIDSKIMWLGVYFEGIIRLEPPFVTLRLEAPAFMEGFLKELPI, encoded by the coding sequence ATGAATAGGAAAATTAATTATATAAAAGATTGGCAAAAATCCCTCCAACTTGAAATTATGCATTTAAAAACAAAAGGAAGTACAAAATATCTTGTTAAAAATGGCAGGCTGGCAGCGAATGACGAAGTTTTTACCTATTATTTTGAATCGAATTTTCCTGTGCGGATTCCTGCTGGCTCTGCTATTCGTGTGGAATGGGGCTCAGCAAATATAGCCGGGCGAATACTATCTTCAGAAGGAGATGGCGTCATTCTCTCCATTAACCAAACGTTGGGGGATAAGGTTTCTCAGGCATTTATTCTTCATGATCCATGGGAGCTGCTTGAACAATTAATTATGCGGTTGGATGAAATAAAAAAAAGCAAGCAAAAGAGAATAAGAGTCAAAAGGCTAATGTATCCTACTATGGAACCAAAACATCCAACTATTGCTTTCAAAAGTGCGGCACACGAATTGCGTGTTAGATCAAAGTATAATCCAATCACTTATGTATGGGGCCCTCCTGGAACGGGAAAAACCTATACGCTGGCAAGGGCAGCAGCCAATCATTATTTTCTTCACAAAAAGGTACTTATCCTGTCTCATAGCAATCAGGCGGTGGATGTTTTAATGGCTGAATTGGCAGGATTCTTAAAACGAAAAAAGAGATTCATAGAAGGTGATATCCTTCGTTATGGATTTACAGGTGGAGAAGGCCTGGTTCATCATGAAGATATTACAATCACCCAATTAATCGAACACCAGCATCCATCACTTTCAAAAAATAAAAAGATATTGGAGTATGAGAGACAGCTTTTGAAAAAGGATTTATCTCTTTCTTTTAGCAGAAGAGATACCGAAGAACTATTGGAGGTAGAAGGAAAGCTGACAAGTGTGATGGAGAAAGTCAGGCAGAAGGAGCTTAAATTCGTAAAAAATGCCCTTGTGGTAGGGGCGACATTGGCAAAGGCAGCAAGTGATCCTGCCATATACGAAAGCCAGTTTGATATTGTCATCCTGGATGAGGCAAGTATGGCATATGTACCTCAGGCTGCTTTTGCTGCTTCTCTTGGAAAGCATACGATTATATGTGGTGACTTTAAACAGCTTTCTCCCATTGCTTCTTCCAACCATCCTCTTGTAAATCAATGGCTTCGGGAAGATATATTCCATAGTGCAGGTATTATAAATTCAGTAGCAAATGGCCATCTACATCCACATTTGTTTTTATTAAATGAACAAAGAAGAATGCATCCTGATATCTCTTCTTTTACAAATCAATATATCTATCATTCTCTTGTCAGTGACCATGAAAGTGTTAGAGAAAGCAGAAAGGATCTTGCAAAAAAGAAGCCTTTTGCTAATCGTGCTTCCGTTCTCCTAGATACACAACTATCAGGTGACTTTTGTACAACTCAGCGTTCTACAAAATCAAAGATGAATATTTGGCAATTGCTTCTTTCTTTTCAAGTCATACACGAAGCCTATATTGGTGGCTTCCGTTCGATTGGATTTGTCACTCCCTATAGAGCACAGGCTATGTTAATGGAGACATTATTAAGGGAGCTATATGGAAAGGAACTTCTGAACGCAGACATTATTTCAGCTACCGTCCACCGTTTTCAAGGAAGTGAAAGGGATATCATGGTTTTTGATTCTGTGGATGGATATCCAATGGAAAGGCCAGGAATGCTTCTTGCAGGAAGGGATAGTGAAAGACTGGTAAATGTTGCTATAACTAGAACCAAAGGGAAGTTTGTCCATGTAGCGAATGCTGAATACATTAGGTGCAAAATAAAAGCAGATAAAACGCTTAGGCAGCTGACAGATTACCAGATTGCCAATGACCAAGCTCTCGAAATACATGAAATCGGAAAATGGATACAACATCAGCATCCGAACCTTCAGTGGATGCATGCTAAAAAACTTGAGAGAATGTTTAAGGATATGGAAAATGCCAAGACTTCCATTCTGGTATCAATTCCTGCTGGGGCAATACTTTCGGATGAATGGCATATTTTTTTAAATAAAAAAAGTCATCTTGCAGACATAACATTTATCACTCCATCGAGACCCTTGGGTGTACCCCATTCAAGCTGGATGGAAGCTTCTTTGCCTTTCAGCTTTGTAGTGATTGACAGTAAAATAATGTGGCTGGGAGTGTATTTTGAAGGCATCATAAGGCTGGAGCCGCCTTTTGTCACTTTAAGACTAGAGGCTCCTGCATTCATGGAAGGCTTCTTAAAGGAACTTCCTATATAA
- a CDS encoding GNAT family N-acetyltransferase: MELQFKKATEIEIKEIYEFAGINRKEATNYYSEDNKQKMIEAYQHSAKYNAYFICLMNGNILIGWVQIDKAIDFLSGKEIGWINDVYVKAQYRGRGYSKLLMEEALKEYRNKGYSAVRLNVYSHNQKAMNLYKRMGFKEISKFMEISL; encoded by the coding sequence ATGGAGTTGCAATTTAAAAAAGCTACTGAGATAGAAATTAAAGAAATATATGAATTTGCAGGTATAAACCGTAAAGAAGCAACTAATTACTATTCAGAAGATAATAAGCAAAAAATGATTGAAGCCTATCAACATTCCGCAAAATATAATGCTTATTTTATTTGTTTAATGAATGGAAACATACTAATTGGGTGGGTACAAATTGACAAAGCAATTGATTTCTTATCTGGAAAAGAAATTGGCTGGATAAATGATGTATATGTGAAAGCACAATACAGAGGCAGGGGGTACTCCAAATTATTGATGGAGGAAGCTTTAAAAGAATATAGAAATAAAGGGTATAGTGCTGTAAGACTGAATGTATATTCACATAATCAAAAAGCAATGAATTTATATAAAAGAATGGGTTTTAAAGAGATTAGCAAATTTATGGAAATCTCTCTATAA
- a CDS encoding cell wall hydrolase: protein MAVVQARQSDIALLARLLRAEAEGEGTLGMQLVGNVGINRIRANCSDFKGLRTIPQMVFQPHAFEAVIHGYFYQRARESEKRLARKAVNGYYHWPAKYSLWYFKPPGNCPSKWYNQPFVGRYKLHCFFQPTAETCQNVYNTF, encoded by the coding sequence ATGGCGGTTGTTCAAGCTAGGCAATCAGATATCGCGCTTTTAGCAAGACTGCTCCGGGCAGAAGCAGAAGGTGAAGGAACATTAGGCATGCAGCTTGTCGGAAATGTTGGAATAAATCGGATAAGGGCAAATTGTTCTGACTTTAAAGGGCTTCGGACCATTCCTCAAATGGTTTTTCAACCACATGCTTTTGAAGCAGTAATCCATGGGTATTTTTATCAAAGAGCGAGAGAGAGTGAAAAAAGGCTGGCACGCAAGGCTGTAAATGGATATTATCACTGGCCAGCCAAATACAGCCTTTGGTATTTTAAACCGCCGGGAAATTGCCCTTCAAAATGGTATAATCAGCCCTTTGTCGGACGCTATAAACTTCATTGCTTTTTTCAGCCAACTGCGGAAACGTGTCAAAATGTTTATAATACCTTTTAA